CCTCGTGCCGTTCGACGAGGGTCTCCAGCAGGACGGTGGAGAGCGTGGTCATGGCCGCCCGCAGGTGCGGCGCGCACTCGTCGATGAGTGTCTGCACCAGCGGTGGCGTGTCGGACAGGCGGGTGCCGACCAGCTTCTCGTTGACGAGTCGGCGCAGGTCCAGGACGTCGTCGGCGGGGACCGGCGCGGGCAGTTCGACCAGCCGCTGCTCGACCCGGCCGGTGTCGGCGATCATCACCAGCGTCAGCCGGGTGGTGGAGATCGGCACGAGTTCCAGGTGCCGGACGGTGGAGCGGGCCAGGCTCGGGTACTGCACCACGGCGACCTGGCGGGTGAGTTGCGCGAGCAGGCGTACGGTGCGGTGCACCACGTCGTCGAGGTCCACTGCGCCGACCAGGAACCGTTCGATCGCCCGCCGTTCGGCGGGGCTGAGCGGCTTGACCCGACTGAGCCGGTCGACGAAGAGGCGGTAGCCACGGTCGGTGGGCACCCGCCCGGCACTGGTGTGCGGCTGGCGGATGTAGCCCTCCTCCTCCAGCACGGCCATGTCGTTGCGGACCGTGGCGGGGGACACACCGAGTTGGTGCCGTTCGACGAGGGCCTTGCTGCCGACCGGCTCCTGGGTGGCGACGTAGTCCTCGACGATCGCCCGGAGCACGGCGAGTTTCCGGTCGTCGAGACCCATCCTCCCCACCTCCTGTCGCAGGTCAGCCCGGAGCGCCCGGAGTGCCAGAGGAACACTCTGGCACTCGACTGTAGCGAGTGCCAGTCTACGTCGGCGTTCCCGTGCCCGCGATGATCAAGACTTCCCGGATGTCCGGAAACCGATCGGCGGGTTGACACTCCCCGGTGTCGCTATGGTGCGCCGTTGCCGCTGGCACCTACCGTGACCACATGACTGAACCACCTCGTCCTCCAGGATCCGGCGACGACCCCACGTCCCCAC
Above is a window of Verrucosispora sp. NA02020 DNA encoding:
- the hrcA gene encoding heat-inducible transcriptional repressor HrcA, whose amino-acid sequence is MGLDDRKLAVLRAIVEDYVATQEPVGSKALVERHQLGVSPATVRNDMAVLEEEGYIRQPHTSAGRVPTDRGYRLFVDRLSRVKPLSPAERRAIERFLVGAVDLDDVVHRTVRLLAQLTRQVAVVQYPSLARSTVRHLELVPISTTRLTLVMIADTGRVEQRLVELPAPVPADDVLDLRRLVNEKLVGTRLSDTPPLVQTLIDECAPHLRAAMTTLSTVLLETLVERHEERLALAGTANLARGGLLDFQGSLRPILEALEEEVVLLKLIGEVEPSTLRVRIGDENQIDNLRAASVVSTGYGPGATIVGGMGVLGPTRMDYPGTIATVRAVARYVGELLAQN